A stretch of DNA from Ricinus communis isolate WT05 ecotype wild-type chromosome 4, ASM1957865v1, whole genome shotgun sequence:
atcaaacaataagtatgaaacaaattttccCTTTGCTCCCTATGAACATCATGTTTATTTTGCAAActcaatgttctttgaacAACAAGATTATCTCCCTTAGCACATTCAACATCACTACAATCTTCTAAAGAAGGcatatcatcatcactatcCCCCTCACTCTCCGACTCAATATCACCATTCCTTAGAATCAtagctttcttatttggacattCCCTAGCAATGTGCCCATGACCCAAacacttaaaatatttgattcccCTAGTTTGGGCTGGTTGATTCTCACCCTTTCCCTTATTACCCAAGTCAATTTTAGGTTTAGTTTCTTCCACTTTTGACTTAGTAAAAAGTTTATCATCCCAAGAAGTtttccaagaagaagaagaacccatatttggtttagaatcatacctctttcttttcaattgcctTTCCACTTTCATGGCCAAATTCACAATATCTTCaatctccacataatgttgcaaatcAACAACATCAGCAATGTCTTTGTTTAGCCCTCTCAAGAACcttgccatggtagcttcacGATCTTCTATCACATTTGCTCTAATCATAgccttctccatttctttgtgatactcctccacactcatggaTCCTTGAATTAGAGTTTGTAATCTTTGATGAAGCTCTCTGTAGTAGTGGCTTGGAACAAACCTCTTTCTCGTGATTTGCTTCATTTCTCTCTAAGACTCTACGAGTCTTTCTCCATATCTACGTCTTTCCTTGcaaaattgatcccaccaaacaaTTGCATAATCACTAAACTCAACAAcggcaagttttacctttttctcctccgaataattatgacattcgAAGATGAGTTCCACTTTCCTCTCCCATTCAAGGTACACATCTGGATCATTTCTTCCTTGGAATGAAGgaatcttcattttgatgcttccaAGGTTgcgatcaacatcatcatttggATGTCTTCTCTTAGCTTGTCTCCTAAGATTGATTCGTTGTCCCAACAAGGTgacttgatcatcatccaAATCATCCTCTCCTTCATAGTCCTCTTGGTCAATTGGTGGATGTCTCCTTTGTCTAGGCTCTCCATGTAATTGGTTAAGGATGCCATCAtgcttctctaattttttattgactcctgccatcatactaaacattCTTTCGAATTGTTGTTGCATAGCTTGAATCACATGATCATTTGTAGAAGAACTTGTGTCTTTTGACATGATTataaaacctaaaattttaataaaagaaaatagaaagaaacgatctcacaacactccctcacgtgttttcACTCAAAATTGATGTATACCACTTGTGTTTACActcgattttattttttttctaatgatctcacactcttgccttttacctctcaaatttgccttttgatttcttagatgaactaagtttctcaatcaaacaaaatttcaagaatgtagtaatcaatgaaaaaaaaaaaaggtaggctaacaagaaaataataaggtaggcttaaagaaatgaacaatttgtagcaaataggctaatagaaatgaaaaataaagatagatcatcaaagaacacaaagatatagaattataaagatagatctcaatggaatatgaagagtcaatttttttttatgtaatctgAGATCTAACACAAGAATATCAaagataacaatttttttcttttaggacgatttttttttttgatatatgcaaacaaaatcttgagataagaagaataaagataaaaataataataataacaagaacaatagatgacaaaaggtgcaaaatataagatgaacacaagatattgagaattaaaagatagtattGGATACGCAAACCTCAATCTCGAGCcaatgctctgataccacttatgatggaaattgtaggtttcatcaattaactccccaatagcaaaaatactatgataagttgaattagaagaaaactagaaattaccaatttaatccacaaattcggatcgttcaaagattgaagtaagaagatggatgctacttaacccctttaccaacaaggataaagatactaagatagactttgaatttcctcttatgccacaaacaagaaagtttgataaataacaaaaaaacaaagatttagattttgacaccacaagctagaataaagcttgataagtcgcaaagttcaagcaagaaattaaagacaaaattcctcacaataaaactcaaacaaaatttcatatatcaaattcaatcatgctccaaaagaaagagaaaaagacttgtttatatagagtacaagtccatgcacacactactaaaatagactcacacacataggattacttttactcttaaatggccttagtaaccactatccacactaatagccattacttggtattgattaccccattaacttgtatatggtggctcttaataaccactacccacattgataaccattacttggtattaattaccacattaacttgtatggtggctacatgtaaccctaattgttattaacatgaaaacaagttaaatattattccttgtgCCTCCATGGATGCTTTATTGGGTTGaagttcttgggctttccaaatatccctaattaaacccaatatggcttgttgaagtttcttggatttggaccttgtgattgggtcttcttgtactattaatggatcttgcatctctttaagctttgaacttggagTCACACCAGTTagcatattttaaaatgttattgtTCAAAAATACATAGGTTATGACTATTAACCTTTCTTATTCTTGTTTAGAGAAGTAAGCTTAGCAAATATTTCTGGAATCCTTTATTTCAACTGAGATGGTAAAtagtttatgatttttttgGTGAAAGCTGGTATTCTTAATATTGTAGACCAGGAATAGCAAATGGAAAATTCAAACTTTTAGAATCTTCCAGAATCTAGGAAGATGTGTTTCGGTACATGATTAAACTGTTATTATTTCTCATTTCTAAACTTTAGGCTTCATGATTTAGATTTTCATTGATAGGTTTTTAGTGGGACTTCTAACTTTAGAATGCTGTATCCTTGCCAGTTTTAATCTCAGATTTTAGTGCGCTGGGCATATTCCTTTACCTGTACATGTCTACTTTTTGTgcatttttaatgattttctgTTCTGATTATTTTAATCGGGCATTTTTGCAAATCTTTTGGGCAATAGCCAAAAAGTTAATTTTGGGTGATTGTACATTGCCCAAAGTTCAGAGAGCAATTGCTACTTAAGCCTCCCTTAACTTCCAAAATCCAAAAGATGAGAGAAGAGCAGATAGAAAAGCTTCGTGGAGTAGTGCGTGATTGTGTGAGCAAGCACTTATACTCATCAGCCATCTTCTTCGCAGACAAAGTAGCCACTTTCACCAACGATCCTGCTGACATTTACATGCAGGCTCAAGCCCTCTTTCTCGGTCGTCATTTTCGCCGTGCCTTTCACCTCCTTAACGCTTCCAAGATCGTTCTCCGTGACCTGCGCTTTCGCTACCTCGCCGCCAAATGCCTTGTACTCTCTCCTCAGtcacttttaaaaaaaaaaaaaattaaatgcgGGGTATAgggttttataattttgatatctttttgttcttaattttaattagtttgcATATGTgtatatgttttctttttcaatttactATTAGGAGGAACTGAAGGAATGGGATCAGTGTCTACTAATGCTCGGTGATGCTAAGGTTGATGAACATGGAAATGTATTTGACACTAAAGAGTGCAATGTCATATACTTGGATAAAGATGGAGAAGATCGTGAGATCAACGTgagtcttttattttttatttttaatttcttttagcaCCATTGAGGCTGTGTTAATGGTTCAGTGAAACATTTCATATTTCATTGTTCAACCTGTTGTTAGCATGTGAAAAGCATACATGAGCATATGTAGATTAAAGGATGCAATTATTCTACAGGTTATGTTAAAtggttatattttaaattttgacaGATATCTTCAGCAATATGCTTTTTAAGAGGTAGGGCTTATGAAGCTCTAGAAAATCGTTCCCAAGCTCGACAGTGGTTTGTTTCTTTAACCATCTTATTTATCaaagtctttttctttcttttccttaatttttctcCCTTTTGCATAATCATGGAATGCTTTACGCATCTTTTcttgaaggaaagaaaagcATACTTGTCATTTCACTTGTTACTATATATCCTTATGAGGTTTATTATGGATTTTCAGAACTAAAGCAAGGTTATTTTTGATCACACAAAAGAAAGTGGCTAAAGCCTCATCTATTTTTCTGGTGGGTGACATGAAGTCTTAGAGAGCAGTTCAAAGACTTGAGAGTTTAGGTTCTCTGTAAATTTTACATAGGGCGTATTTGAGATATCGTTGAACATCTTAGTCCTTACAGTGTATTGTATGTATATTCTAGTAAATCATACTCCAGGAGTCATTTAACTTTACAAACTTTAGGGTATTATAAGACTTATCACCTTTGCTGGAATGTGGTTACTTATAATTTCTTGAGTCTCTTAATTAggttatttatgattttgaattGAGTTGTAAGTTGTAACAAAGTCCTCACTAGTTAAAGgggttttattcttttttagaaGTCCAAGTGCATTGAATTTTACTAGTTCAAGTGCTTTGAGTCTATTTCGCTGCTTGTATTgagttattataaaatagttataaaattgGAAGGAATAGTTATTCCTAAGCTTTCAGGCAGCTCATCTAATTCTGAGAACAGGAACAGCACTGACTAAATACATGGCTATGTCAACAAGCTTTGTTAAGTTTAGGCAATTACTGTCTAAGATTTAGAAACTAATAACTGAAAGGttcaattttcaatattgGAGTTCCatggtttctttttctctacCTTCTAATATTCTTTCACTCCACGTTTTGATTAGATAGAATACATCCTTTTTCTGTCACTTGTATACTctgtttgctttctttctgCAATTACAACGGTCTTTTTGATCAATTCTCAAGTTTGTCACCAAAAGGGAAAATAATATGGTCTTGTATGAGAACTTAATTAATCTCTTCTGTTGTGGTTATTAAAGGTACAAAGCTGCTATCAAGGCTGATCCTTTATGTTATGAGGTATGTTATCTATTATCATAATTTGCATTTGGAGTCTAAAAAAAGTTTTTGCACCAGACTCCTTTTGCTTCATAGCATTTGTGGCTATAGAAGCATGGGGCTTGGCTTTCCTACAAAACTTAGATATCCATATTACTTGGCAAAGagttttttatgattaaatcagtctgaatctttctttttttttttctgaaaaagtATTCTGTCTCATCAGAGGTAGGAGGCATtgtttttttgaatttgaaaggATGACAATTTCTTGTATGTTTATCTCTTGCCAGGCTTTGGAATGCCTTGTTGAAAATCACATGCTTACATGTGAAGAAGGTAAAAAGTTCTCCAACTAAGATTTTTGATTTGCTTCGTTTGGTACTTTCTAggtttatatacatatatatacacatttaattcttttattcaaaGTAAACTTCTGTAAGCTCTGGTTTGGCACTTGACTTGTTAACTGAATGCATATGAATTTGACTGTACATTGCcctaaaaattatagtttggTTCAAATGATCCAGTACtctaatttattagattttctaCTGAATTACAGAAACAAGTCTGCTTTCAACATTGCAATTTGGTCCTGAAGATGAGTGGCTCTCTTTGTTCTATTCCTGCTTGGTTAAAAAGGTAAGTACACAGAACTTCAATtatgtaaggatcaaattgcaAACATAGAAAAAATGTTTTTCGAATGTACTGACGTTATCATATATGTTCGGCTCAGTTATTTTATGTGCTTGTTTGTACTAATTTTCAATTCTCTGCCCTATGGATGTGATGGTTGTCCAGTATGATAAAGAAAGTATTATAGAAGCCAAATTTAAAGagctagaaaaagaaagcGAGAATGGCAACCCTTCCAGCACGAGTTTCATGCATACTTTAAAGAAAGATACTGATTTGCTTGCCTGTAAAGCTGAATACTACCATCAATGTGGCGAATATAACAAATGCTTTGAACTAACGTCTATGTAAGTTTACGAGTGGTTCTGAAGCAGAAGTGTAGTATTTGTACTTTAGATGCCAcaacttatttaaattttatgttctgTTTCAAAAGACTACTCGAGAAGGACCCTTTCCATTTGAAATGTACATTGGTGCATTTGGCTGCTGCTATGGAGCTTGGGAATTCAAATGAGCTTTATCTTATGGCATGTAATTTGGTGAAGGATTATCCTCAAAAGTGagttctttctcctttttcttttctttacttgCTTTCtgtcatttcttttgttttctttctcatgATGGCTTGTTTAGCAAGGTGagagaaaaaggtaaataGGGAGAGAATGAACCTTAAGAGTTCAGAGAAAAGTAAAATTCCCAACAAGCAAAGTTATTCAAAGAATGAATCTTATAAACGAAGAGAATTCTTGAGTTTGAGAAACAAATTTGCAATAATAAAGCTTTAGTTTGGTTGTTCTAACCTAATAAATGATGCCCAAGGCTTATGAATATAGTGAAAAAGATGTTAGATGACCGTTGAAGCTTCATTAAATGCTAAACTAGCTAGTATTGCCACTTGGAGAAAGATCATTCAATGCGTTTTTAAAGTGCAGCCAACAACGTGCATTTGAAGTGCACGGCATGCATCTCATTTGCATGGCCATGCATTAGGCCATGCCATTTCGTCCTTATCTTgcttgaaaattttaatttttacttggCTCTAGTGATTGTGAGAATATATGTTCGGGATGCATGACCATGCTCTAACCATGCTACTCTTTGAAGTTCTTGTTTTTTGTGCTTCAAAGTGCACAACCATGCATTCTGGATGCATGCTATGCATTTGTCCCTGTCTAGAAAAACTGCCTCTagactttcttatttttgatgCTTGTGCTTGAAGGCTTGTGCATGGTTTGAAAATGCTtgaaaaattacttatttctATGCTTAAACATTTGACATATTACTAATTAGTATAAACTACCAAGTGTTTGCTATCATCAATATTTTGGAGTTTCAAACCTCAAAGTTCAACAGTTTTgtgttttgttctttttctctctattgAAACATATTTTTAAACCTCCTAAGTTATAGGTACCCTCAAAAATGAGTTTTCTTTGACATTTTTATGTGTGTGTATTGCTTTCTAAATATATCCGTCAAGCATAGCTTGTGTCaagaattatttgtttatcacCTGGATAACAATGAATGGttcaatgaaaatataataaagtgaCAATCTTCACATAAATATGTTTATGTAATTGTGCTTGGAGGATATAAGTCATAAACCATTAACtcaaattgatgaatgatataGCTATAGACATTTTATGATATGACCTTCTAAATTGTATGTGTTTCCTCCAATGAACATTGTGTATGGATTTTTGGCTAGTGCACCAAATCTCCAAAGAGTTGGATTATGGGAGGAGTAGAAAGCACTAGATTTAAACTAGTTTTGCAAAGATGGTGTttgttaaaatcaataaagaaaaagtaaagggAAATTTATTTTGCCAGTTTTCATGTTCTGCTTAAAGATGGCACTTGATTGATATCTAATGGATACTTGTCTcagttagatttttttttttgaaatcaagAACAAACACACACACGCACACAGGCATGCACGCGCACACGCACAGAGGGACAAAGGAGATTGTGTTCCTCTGAATCTTGTTATGATGTCCTGCTTGAAGAtcattgattatttaattttgtactCAAGCACTTGTTATATTGTGCATAAAATCATATTCGcatttgaattcttttcttctagGGCTCTTTCATGGTTTGCTGTTGGTTGTTACTACTATTGTATCAAGAAGTACGACCAATCACGGCGCTATTTCAGGTAAACATCATAGAAACATAGCAAACTCACCTCTGTTCTGGAAAAATATGAGGTATCTGTAATTTCAGTTTCTTTTGTACCTTTTTAGTTGGAggttataatttttgttatttctttttccagtGCCTTATTTTGATAGAAAATGGACAACTTAGGACTAAAAGTATCCTACTATACTTTTGTTCTTAGAGTTTACTAGGACATTTTATGGTGTGGCAATTGTGCCAAACGCAAAAAGACCCCATGATTTTCTATGTTGGACTAATTTTGCTTTTTATAAATGCTTTTGAATCACACcactcttcttcttttggcaTCATGAGACATGATTTCTTACATTTTTGTTTAAGTTGGAATTGTGAGGATTCTCTTGAATGGCATAGGACTGCTTGCAGATTAAATATTTAGGCTAATTTTGGAGTTTATATGAAAGCTAGGTTGAGTTGAATATTAGTTAAACTCTAGAATTTAGTAGGTTTACTTCTTTTCTTAGTTcagttgttattttttttttttcataagccaaaataaattatctttttcaaaataaaatgggTTTAGTAACTTTACATAATTTCTAAGATGTACTCCAAAATCGTGCAAAATGGAGAAACACCCTGAAGTAGCTTGGGAAGGTATAGTTGAGTTGAGTTAATGTAAACTGGATTTAACTGGCAAAGCCTTTGATAATGGTAATGTTTTAGCATGAGATCAATTATTTCCCGCTAGTATAAAAACATTTAAGATATAACTTACAGGCATATTCATTTCAATTATGTTGttattttatgagtttatttGTATAGCAAATTGAAATGTTTAAGATTCAAATTTGCAAGTAATATTGAGATAGTGTAAGAATAGTCATTTCTTATTGATGAATATGCATGCACTTTGGTTAATCATCGGTTTTGTAATATGAAAACAATAATCGGACCGATTGATTTGGTTAATCAATATTTTAGATTGGATTTTTGGCTTCAAATTGGTTTTCCATTTTATGTTGGCACCCCTACTGACTATTAGGCATTTCTCTTGTTCTTAATGACTTGATTCTTTCCTCTTCACAACAAATCAACCTCGTATGTTtcagaaattataaagaataataagaaaagaaaagatataattGTACGGCTCCACAAAGGAATTAACTTTTACTTACTTTTTTTATGACACGAAAATAACTTGATTGGGCTTTAGCAGTTTTGGGCTGAATCAGGGTAACAGTTTTGTTTTTAGTGATACTTTGTCAAATTTTACATCGCATGTTTTATCTATGTGCTTTTCATGTAATATTTGTTATTCCATGAAGTTGATCTGATTTAATTTTGTCTGTTCTGAGCTGCAGCAAGGCTACAAGTTTAGATGGAACCTTTGCACCTGCTTGGATAGGCTATGGGAATGCTTATGCTGCTCAAGAAGAGGGTGATCAAGCAATGTCGGCATACCGCACTGCTGCTCGTTTATTTCCTGGGTAATTAATGCTATTACTTTAAAAATCCTTCCATGAGTTCTAAAactatttgatatatattggTATACTGAGAAATGCAATGAAAACTGACGAGGCATTTGCCTACATAggaattatttgattatttagtaTTGCTTTGCTCTGAGTTTGTTTCTAGCATTCTTTTTTTCCCATTTCTTATGTTTTCTCTTTCTAGCTTCTCCCTCCCTCCCTCAATCCCCTACCCTCACTTTCTCTCCCCTTCTTTCTGAAAGAATGTTAAATCTGCTTGTTTATAGCATGTTATTCCTATTGATTGGATGGCATTATGCTGTGTTTCTGTGTGCACGAACTCCCTTTCATGATGTTAACCCTTGGTTACAATGACCTATTTTACTAATGGAGTTGAACATGCTCACCTAGAAAGCAAGAAGTGGGAAGGACTAAGTTTCAAACAGGATTATTGGATTTTAGTACTATTTTATACTTGCAAGACACTTTACTTCTTATTACTCAAAGCTGTCAAATTTTTGGCTTTCTGTTTAGTTTTTGTATCAAAGTCCTATGAGGGTGAGGTGATGCAAAAGTAAGGTCCTTCTACTGTGGCTTGGAGATCTTGAGTTAAATCACTGCACCAGACTCCATGCTATGCAAGTGTAGGCTCTATGATTTAACTGTTTGGCAGGCCCTCAATGTAGGAACTCTTGAGCACTGGAACACCTTTTCTATTGTAAGTCTTAGACCTTATTCTGTTGGGTTGGTTATTTCTGGATATGGGTCTGACTAGTTGTAGTGGGCTTGACAAAAAGAGAACCTtctgcattcaaaatttaaaattcattaaaagtTCAATCAGTATTCTTTTCTgttatatatcaaaaagaaagtaacattttctgttattatttactaatctGAAGGTAGCAGACATGTTACTTTTGTCGGAGCAAGTGGGGAGAAAGTGGATAGAGGAAGGTCTTTTATGCGTTTTTGATAGAGTTAATAGGTAGTATCTTTGGGCATAATTGTTCTTTGTTGGGTCTTTATTAGGTGTTGTTTAGTTGGGGGTCAACTTACATTTGAGATCTCTAATTATCCagaacagaaaaaataaacctGCCTCCTCATGCAAGGGGAAACAAAAGCATGCCAGAAATGTTctataaactttaaataagAAAGGTAGTtctagagaagaaaaagatcgAAATTCTTTGACCGACAAAGTAGTTTACGCTATTTATTCTTCTTAGGTTTGCAAATAGTGATAACCCCGTTTTGTTATATTGGTTCTATGGTTGTGGACTTGGAAGtcttgttatttataaattctattttcacAGGTTTAATCTTGATATTCTGTTATTCCAGGTGCCATTTACCAACTATGTACATTGGGATGGAGTACATGCGAACCCACAGCTTTAAGCTTGCTGAGCAGGTAATCTGTTCTCTTCTTACCACTGACAGATTTtgagttttgatttttattttggagaAGTGTGAACCTATTGGTTAaatgtttaattttgataacGATTCTTTTGCGTTTCACATGAATTTTTGTCGACTTCTTTGTTTAGCATTAGCATTATGGTAGAAATGCCACATTGATATGGCATTGTCAATTAGGAAATCGCGCTCAACTGATATCGTGAACTGattatttgttgttgttgaactTCAAAATAAGAATCACTTCATATATTTCAGGGATAGcatgtatatatgtattaaaGTTATATAACTTTTGGCGTTTGCATTAAGTATCAAGACGTCCTTTCATTTGACAGAGCTAATTGTGATGACTAGAGTAGAGGTGAATGCCAGAAAAATTTGTTACAAAATTTTGGTGCAGGGTAGCAGATAATCCTCAGATCAATGCCTACATCATTCTATTGGGGCCCCATCTAAGAAAAGCTTTTGAATCTGCAGCTGTAAGatatatatctaattagaaatttatgcaAGAAATTGCTTATCTTCCAAAAATTAGATTGATTGAGAGTTAAGAGGGATGATGTCTGTGTACAATTTGAAGATTAAGGGAGGGTATACAATTATGAGGTCAGGAAAAGACGAAGAGCAATGTTTTGCTATATTATACTGCAGGATTCATCCCATCAGTTTGACCTCCTCCAATTTAGTTTCTTCAGGATTGGTTGCTGCAGGGATCTGTAATCAGCTTTTGATATATCAGATGATGCCATATTTGGTGAGGGAAGATGTGAATACTCTGGAATTTTTAACTTGTAACGAGATAGTGGAGAAATCTGCTATTAAAAGTGGAAGATTCAGAAGGTTTCTTCCATTACCACAATTATTAACCTTAATGCAATTACTGTAAGTgagtaaatttatttcatagGAAATCTGACTACTCTCCTAGATTTGAAATAGACAATAGAGACAGCTTATGTGGTAAATTGCTCTGGCAAAAGGACAACTAATTCTGCTCTGCTATACATGGGTTGCTATGCTATTAACTTCAGATTAGAAGTTTCAGAAGAACTAAACACTTTCTGTATAAATCTGCAGAAAAATTTTTAGTATGGCAACAGAAAAACAAGCATTCTAAATATTGAAGGTAAGCATCGCACCTGGAATAACAGAATATCAAAATTTACTTTAGAATGATCATTGTACTTCATGTTGTACTTTGCTTCCTAACTCATAagattatttcaaataaaatgaatatgaaTGTACCATTTCAACAGAAAAGTCCTGGAAATGTACTTGTGCACTTGAAGCTGATGTGACTTCAGTTCCTAGGCTATGTAGAAAAATAACGATTGCTGTTTTGTTGCACTGATATTGTATATTGGCCTTGTATATCCATTGACAGCTTTGTTGCTAAGCATACAAGAAATAATGCTAAGCTTTATTCTTCGGATTGTAAAGTATTAGTTTTTTGTTCTGTTTCTGTCCATTTTTAGGTATAGATAATTATGGGTATGTTCTGTGTTCTTCACCAGTCTTTGTATTTGTTTAAAAGTTCtgagtttcttttttccttccaGTTTTTCATGCAGGCCAAGACCATTTGTCCTTCAGATCCTTTGGTGTATAATGAATTGGGTGTTGTTGCTTATAACATGAAAGAGTAAGGATTGTTCTGCTTATGTGGTTATGATATAGTTGCACTCACCAGCAGCACCACCACCATCACCATTTATCATTTCCTGGAGACCTGGAAATCCatctgttatttattttacaatgaCATAATGCATGTATGaaaatttgttttttatttaatgctTTCTAACTTCAATTGCAGATACttgcttatatttttttctctttcgcTAATACAGGCCATGAATATTTAGGTCTTTCTAGTTAAACTATGACTAGCATAACTTTTTCTTGTGAAACATTTCCAGGTATAATAAGGCTGTGCTATGGTTTGAGAAGACTTTGGCACACGTTCCATCTTTAAGTTCATTGTGGGAACCAACTATGCTGAATCTTGCTCATGCATACAGAAAGTTGAAGTATGTTATACTGTAATAATTGGCTCTCTATTCTTAGTTGTTTCTTGCCTTTTAGATTTTTCAGGAGTCAGGATGTATAACATGGTTGCTTTGTTTCTTTATCTTTCTCCAACTAAAGGGCCAA
This window harbors:
- the LOC8271101 gene encoding anaphase-promoting complex subunit 6 isoform X1, which translates into the protein MREEQIEKLRGVVRDCVSKHLYSSAIFFADKVATFTNDPADIYMQAQALFLGRHFRRAFHLLNASKIVLRDLRFRYLAAKCLEELKEWDQCLLMLGDAKVDEHGNVFDTKECNVIYLDKDGEDREINISSAICFLRGRAYEALENRSQARQWYKAAIKADPLCYEALECLVENHMLTCEEETSLLSTLQFGPEDEWLSLFYSCLVKKYDKESIIEAKFKELEKESENGNPSSTSFMHTLKKDTDLLACKAEYYHQCGEYNKCFELTSILLEKDPFHLKCTLVHLAAAMELGNSNELYLMACNLVKDYPQKALSWFAVGCYYYCIKKYDQSRRYFSKATSLDGTFAPAWIGYGNAYAAQEEGDQAMSAYRTAARLFPGCHLPTMYIGMEYMRTHSFKLAEQFFMQAKTICPSDPLVYNELGVVAYNMKEYNKAVLWFEKTLAHVPSLSSLWEPTMLNLAHAYRKLKMYHEAISCYERALAFSTRSLSTYAGLAYTYHLQRENKNEKKRKRLFHNQQDAASSATKAKRAALVALLFFSSSISRSKAYLKIRFQQRQHQKKSKLWLCSFSSIKKSIKA
- the LOC8271101 gene encoding anaphase-promoting complex subunit 6 isoform X2, coding for MREEQIEKLRGVVRDCVSKHLYSSAIFFADKVATFTNDPADIYMQAQALFLGRHFRRAFHLLNASKIVLRDLRFRYLAAKCLEELKEWDQCLLMLGDAKVDEHGNVFDTKECNVIYLDKDGEDREINISSAICFLRGRAYEALENRSQARQWYKAAIKADPLCYEALECLVENHMLTCEEETSLLSTLQFGPEDEWLSLFYSCLVKKYDKESIIEAKFKELEKESENGNPSSTSFMHTLKKDTDLLACKAEYYHQCGEYNKCFELTSILLEKDPFHLKCTLVHLAAAMELGNSNELYLMACNLVKDYPQKALSWFAVGCYYYCIKKYDQSRRYFSKATSLDGTFAPAWIGYGNAYAAQEEGDQAMSAYRTAARLFPGCHLPTMYIGMEYMRTHSFKLAEQFFMQAKTICPSDPLVYNELGVVAYNMKEYNKAVLWFEKTLAHVPSLSSLWEPTMLNLAHAYRKLKMYHEAISCYERALAFSTRSLSTYAGLAYTYHLQDNFTAAITHYHKALWLKPDDQFCTEMLSLALVDEGRCGIDPKIEFH